The genomic stretch gtttacaattttattcaaattgattttaagtGAAGTGATTGATTTTGAAGTTTTGCTATTTCTACACAacatttcattcgtttgaTATGTTGTTAGCTTTCGTCAATGCTATAACAATTAACTCATCATAGTTACTTGAGCCGCTGCTATAGTAACTTGCCTCGATAGTTGCTCATCACATGTGCTGTTATTTAATGTTCGCATCGTGACCCACATACCTACCGACCACTTTTcttattaaaatggaaaatatttcacttgaAAATGGTGTAATTTTACTAATTTCAAAAGCTTTGAATGAGTCATTTGTTATGTTCACAATGATCGTAACTTTTCGGTCTAAACttttatattgattttcaaGAGCCTGTCATTATCAACTAGATATTTGCTATCGTCAACGATAACAATAAAAAGTGCTGAACTCTGGGCAGTGTTGTCTTATACGGcagtaaaacaaaatgttgaaactaatgaagtaaaagattttgtaatcGATCGTATTTAAACAGAAGAAGGAAGACAcagatttattgtttttaccAAGTTATACTTGTTGTTCGTAGTAtcagttgaaatttcaatatacTCGCTTCATAACAGAAGACTGTCGAAAACTCTGTCACATGCACTCCACGAACATCCTGTACAAAAAACCTTGCGTGTCACGAAAAAAATCCTTGGTAGATAATAGTCGTTTACGCTTTGTGTGATTTTTAATCTCATTATTGCGTCCAAACGTATAGTATCGTGGATTGCGAAAATTAAGGCAAACGATAGCTATACACCTCCGGCAtcatattaaaaaataacGTCGGAAGTACTAGATACATCATCTACTAAATGGATATTTACTATGATATTTGTCTACGATTGTATTCTATTCAACCAACGcccttcaagcatgagtggtattctgaatagagtactgaaacttgacagtgtgtcatatcaccgtaaaacactgtaaaaaaaaacatttcatacaaaatagtactatatttggcagctgttgGCTacgatcacttttgcttgaagggCGTTGATTTAACTTATTTCTTTAGTAATCATTCAAGTAGATTTTCCTCTGAATGAATTCTCTTGAACACTAAGTAATTTACTGACAATGTTTTCGTTGGCACGGTTCTCATCAATGATAATTTCACTCCAAATACACGTTACGTACATCTAATGAGTAATTATAACTTTAAATCGCATCGCGTAAATGTTCGTTTTGCGTGCGTAATCGATTGGTCAATTTTCTAACTCATGTCTAATTGGATGTTTTGCACTCACCATGTTTCATCAATCACTTAGGGACATATTGCAAAAATCTCCGGAGACTGACAACACATGTTGTGGTGTCTGAAACAACGAAATTCGTTCTTCTGTACTTTGACTGTTTCTTGAAACTTGTCCCacgtaaatttcatttcaaagtgCTACGCAAATAGGAAATGTATGTATGATGCGACTACTCATTTGTTATTGACAACGATGATAAAAATATGCACGGACGTGGTCTGGCTGTAGTACATCAAGACATAGAAAGTGTatgttgaagtaatagatttttggaATTTATAACAGCGATTCGCTTGCCTCTTCCAATagattaagaaaaaaaaatagaaatgagaTTATAGCTTACATACTGAACCGATATTCAATCAATTACAGTTCGAGCGAGCGTCAATCTTTCAAAACttaatttacaaagaaatctGCTTGCCTGCTCcacagaattaaattttttcttcttatttttccaGGTCATCCTTATAACAATCACTATTGCATTTGTAAATGGCTACCGGTCCGAGGATGCTTACCTGAATATCCCCGCCGAACCAACGTTTACCGATCGTTCTGCACTGACCGACAAAAGAAATCTACAGTCCAGACAATATCATGACTTCATTCACAATCTGTACCGATTCGATAAAGAAAATCTACAAAAAGTCGACAATCTATTTGAAATTCAGAACAGTCCAACAGCTGCGCCGTATTATCAGCGACCCAAGCGAGCCATTTACTTTCGACCGCTATTCGTTTATCGGCAACAGACACTAGAGAAATACAGAACCTGAAGCGATGAGAAGagattgaattgaaatatCATTAGACAATTAGCGGTGTTGTGTgaatgttttcctttttttgcttATTGTTGTTATATTGGACTTGTTTGTTGATACACATAGTTTTGAGTTGGATCGGTCAAGGTGGTAATTTTGTTACTTAATATTAAGatttagattattttttacctttttttttatttatataaataccATGAAGCACATTATTACTTTCGTACATAAAAAGAAACTTAATCCAACGTTGCATTGTCTTTTCATTGATATCTCGATTCATAGGTCCGATCAATTTGTTGAGGATAGtgatggtggtggtggtgatgatgatggtgatgGACATCTGTCGGTGCTGAATTGGTATTCGGATAGTTGGCTGAATGCTGATCTGTGGGCTGATACTGTTCCTGCGATCCGTAGTTGGCGTTTTGTGCTTGATCCTCCCTTAAACGAATctttttgatttgttcttgACGGTAGACGAATAGTGGCCGGAAAGTGAGGACCCGTTTTTTACGGATCAATGCTGGGGAGCCTGCATTTGCACTAGCATCGATTAATTTATTGTTGGACAATGAAATTGGGTTTGCATTGTCGGAACGGATAGCGACCACACATAGGAGTAGAAGAAACGAAGCAATACAAGTCTGAAAATGTAGTGGAAAGATTAGGTTAGCTTAGGTTAACATAGAAGTATGAGAGGTTTGCGTTGATGTCATTGAGACAaggacgacaaaaatatttttttttgatatttgaaaGACTAAACAACTCATTCACTCTACAGCgtatttctctaaaaaaaatatttttgtaacgtTCCCGCATCTCTGACAAAAAATGCTGAACAAATGAAGAATTAGCGAAACTATACCAGAAGAGAACATGCAATGAAGAAGGTGAGAAGGTGATACGGGTATAAACAAAAGCAGCAAGGAGGCACTCGAAATATGTATTCCTATAATGTATCTTTGTTGCACTGCCGGTGTACCTCTAAGAAGTTCATAGTTACGCAATGATAAATATCGAAACATCAACGTGTCATTTTAGATTTTGAttcacacatttttatttgatttttaagtGCGGAACAATAGTCACaagttaaattattatttctcaAAAAGTAGTCAAAAAAGAGTATTTCTTCACAGGAATTTAAAAGAGTTTTCGGCATAAATAGTTGTTGCATTGGCCCTTCACAGATGTGTGtccttcatttgttaaagACAGCTGTCAATTCCAGTGCTAGTCAGCAAATTACACGTCGAAAAGTGAAAGATTAAAGATTACTACTAACTACTAACGACTCAGTGTTCATCTACCCTTTTTACCAGGGATCTCGAAGAAGAATCCatttaacctttcacaaacGGCTCTCACTTATCGGTAGTTCTACAatcagatctattacttcactcgATCTAAGtgttttcaatagaaaatttacaatcttttacttcattttgtttaacatGCTTTTCGCTGTATATACAACCGCATTAGTCTTAGCTTATCCACTATTTCTGAGGTCAGGAAgaagattgaaaaaaataaattgaaagaagGTAGAGGAGGAAagaatgaaatcaaaattcaatcaattaacTACCTAGGAGGTGAACACTTTAACTTaacattttattcgtaataATAAACGGATGACGTCCACGAATCGTGATACTGGCTTGGATTTGGCGCTACCACATTTGATGATAAGTGATAGTAGTTGTCAGTGTGTTGATATGGATCACTGTAATACTGTTCGTTGACGGCGTTCCAATAGTTCGATTGTTGATCAGTGTTCTGTGGCTCGACATATGCATTACTTGGCTGACTGTATGTTTGATAATATCCGTTGGACGATGGGAACTGATTGTAATAGTTTTGAAGGTATTGCTGGTAATACTGTTGTTCATAGTTGGACTGGtattgttgctgctgctgatGATGAAGTTCCTGTTCGGCCTTCCATTTATCTCTCATCTCTTGTTTCTCTTTTTGCTGTTGCTTGTAGACTAAAAGGGGTCGAAAGACAAGAATTCGCTTTTGCCTTTTTAGTGACTGGTTGTTGTTTAGCTCGCTATCAACAGTTGGCAATAGGGGTGGATCATCGGTTAATTGGTTGCTACTATTTATTACTACACAATCTACGGCTACTTTCGTTTGGAAATTGGTCCAATTTACTAACACAACTAAGTATAACATCTGAAATGGTAAGATTGATATCAAGAGATTTATTACGGATATGTCCCGTCAGATAGTAATCAACCATCACCACAATATCGACATGCTATAATAGTAGAGGCAGCTAACGAACCTTTTATATACATCTTAATATCGACCATAGGGATGGTAATGAAATACTCCATGACTTGTGTAATACGAGAAAGGATATGGGTATGGATATGAGTGATCTCTGTCTGAGTAAACAATTTCGTTTCCGTAGTGTtgctgttgctgctgctgctttTTTCGTGCTTCATTTCTATACACAAACAATGGGCGAGACGATACAAATTTCATAGGCTTTCCATCAACCGCTTCGCCATCCGTCTGTCCCGGGATTGATTTGTACGTTTGATTTTTCTTACTAAACACTTCCACTTGCTCTGACAGAAATTTCGGATCCTTCTTTAGTCTGGTTTGTTGTTTGGTAGGGAGCGATTCGTGCAGATTCgggaaaattatttcaacttGATCGGCAATTGAATGGCCGGAATGATTTTGATGATCGGTTAGGATGTTTATGTTAGAATTGATTGTTTTTCCTTCCAGGATTGTGAGGAAATATGATATTGAGATGAGGAATATTAGTATCTTGATCtgcaataaaatgataaatttacataaataagGGAGGGAGAAGGGATCACAGTGCTGCATGATCTCTATATCGACCATAATAAAAACAACGTGGAAAGAGCTTGCTTCTTTATATTTGCAACGGATAAGTTTGAGCTCTCAAAATATGAAACTGGTCTAGAAGTTAGCCATTGAAGAACAGAGTAGGGACTAAGTAAGTAATTCAGGGCCGGACAGGCTACCCAAAAGCCCTTTATTGGtgttcatataaaaaattaagaCGCCCTTCCTGCATCGCCCGAATGCCCATAGAGCCATTCTGGTCCTGAACTTACTTTGTTGAGAAAATGATATTCGCGCAAAAACatttagacaaaataacaCGTTTTACGTCTTCCGATTGAAAATCTATGACCTCTGCCCGTTACGCAAGTACACCGATAAAACCAACACATTTTGAATACAGTTCTCGGTGTTTGCATGAATttgtaaacataaacaacTGAGAGTGAATGCGcattaaatttgataattttttgtggGGCTCAATTCAAGATCTGGAAACCAATAAGATAGATCGCCAGACCGCTTTACGGTCACTTGATTTTGTTGGATATAAGTGGATTTTCGCATATAGTTCTAATTAGCAATAATGAAACGCTATTGAATGGGcataaatggaaattaattagaaaaaaattagcGGCCAGTCGTTTACATCGGCCAATCAAACAATTCACACCGTTCAAATATTTACACTCGTCTATTAATAAGTAGTAAACGTGCCGAGGAGAATGAGATTTTTGCAAGTAATTTAATGCAACGTGATGGTATGAGAATTGAAATATCGCCTGAGTATTTAAATGATGGAACGGAACCGCGATTGTTGCAGGTGATGCTTTTATGTACAAAGTTCGAcatgaaaaaggattctgatttccttaaaaaaaaactcgttgaaaattgaaactgtACACAAGAACTAGCAAACTATATCGACCTTTACTCACTTTAAGTATCACAGACATGGTTTCGTTTCACTTATTTCGGTaattaatattcaaaaagTTTCAACGATAATTCGTTTAAATCACAATTCTGACCAAGTTCTTTTCGTTATACCCGGGTGccacttttaattttgtacGACTTAATTTCAAGCTCAGAAGAAAAGGTTTCGCAAACAAATGATCTTGGCGACGATTCGTACTGTACTGCGAAAATCTGGTCAAGCAAACAGATTTATAGTAATTCGGAATTTAACACAATTTTCGCGCTGATTAAAAGAAACGAAGATGATTCTTTCGAATTTTTGATGGCATTTTTACTCAATAGggtgattcatttaatttctttcGTCTGAGTGCTAATTGTCGACGGTAATGTTAGTTAGCAATCAATTGCAAAATACAATACCACTCATTGAAATGAATCGAAATCTGCATTGTTTTTCGGATGCATTTGGCCAGTAATTATCGGAGGGTCAATAGTATATGGCAGCAAATTCTCGGAATTGTAATAATTATGGAAATGTTTGGATGGTCGTCATAAAGTCATcagattttgttaatttaaattttagttaaCTCCTTATCATATCCTGGTAATACCGTTTTATGATGGTTGGAGTTGTTTTTCTACATTAGGGATATGGAACCCAACGTATCATAGGACACAGAATAGCTATTTTCTCCACGCTTATGCATCATTTTTCTGTGAACTTTTCCTGAAGTTCAttgttcccttgactgaaagtcagggtcatACAGTTGAAAATCACACCAAAATGTTCAATAATGATTAAAAATGCATAAATGAccaaaaaacttaaatttttgaaaatgttcctTGGGTTAAGCTcgtttatctcctgcaagctgatatttaatacattacgcgtttctgcatataaacacaaacacatacataaccacagcctatacgattggataattcacacataacccacctagggtaaatttactttccatctacatatttgaaaaaaaaaaaacgccgaACGGcagaagcgaacacgggaccagcagcatatcaaccaaacatggtgaccactacgccaacacaTCACATAACgagatgcaattggtgtcgaatcacttcttatgtacaattgtatatacactcgctggcgctcgttatatacaattgtacatacgaagttattctcgaaatatacaccaaggtagaaaaaaaaatcttaatttctctgaaagtaaaaaatatcattttgagAAGTGAGAGCGGAGCGAGGGCTGCAATTGTAAGCACGACCATTTTatgtttgatatttttgtaactctttcaaaaatgttttgagaaaatcagtcagtcaagggatctgacccacacAAAAGGTGGCACCAAGTTAGCTGAAAAGAAGAATGTACAACGAACGTTATACACAACATtgttaatttcaatgaaatttggaACGTAAGCGATTAGCGTTCCATACGTCGTGGCCTATGACTTAGTTATCTTCTGAAATTTTTCCCCTATCACCAATGTGAACATAACATTTTTGTAGTAGCTTGTAATAGGTAATGCTAGGTATTCGCAGAAATGTGCAACTTATGGGCCTTacgtaaaacaaaaactgtttCTTGAACCAcccaaaacaaatattttgatgcTTATTCTCACTAAAAATGATTTGCTGTGCGAACATCGCATATAGAATGTTAAATGTAAACGATTATATTGCAACTAAGATCGCATTTCTGTTGATTTTATGCATTTCAGCACTTGATTGAGTAACTTTTCAATTATTCACTCGGATTCTATATGTTGTCATGTTTAACGTCTAGTGTGGAAAATTTCCCAGATTCAAGTTCAATTTCGATGTTATTTCTAAACATAGGTCAACGTCTCCCAACAAtgtcattcacaaaaaaaaattgattaatttggCTGAATTTTTAATCTGATTTGTTTTCTCGTGTGTTTGCAAATATGCAAATTGTATTTCCGCAAAAAAAGTGGTTCGCGTGAATCGATTGAATTATTTGCATTCGgatgtcaaattttttttagttatatgtaaaaaacgTACTTGCATCGTATCGCTTAACCTGtgacagacggcaagcatgtttccagttttactgttcaaactattacttcatttgatcgaagattttcagagattgatttcagaagtcttttacttcatttgttttgaacatgctttttggtATTATAAGACCTCATCcgtcagagcttgtcatttaatcttgctgtcgttgtcgataacagatgtcagctgcctgtaacaggttaaaataTCAGTAAATAGAATAAAACTGTTATCAAGCAGATTTTGCAGCCCGATCATAATGCAACATAGGTGTTGCACACAAATGGTAGCATAGTGACATGGATGGTTCCAATGAAGCCTGTGGTTCCGctggttcacaaaaaattaaaaagtaatGGAAACGGGACAGCAATTAGTACATTAGGTGCCGTGTATTCAAATAATCACTCCAAATGTCTAGCTATCGTTAGTTCAGTTCAGTATCAAAGGAAGACAACAATTACTCCTGCATGTCTACCTTCAATATTACACTATTTCTTATGAGTTGTATGAACTCCCGGAACCCTAGATACTTGCTGCACCAATAAATGCAGACGTGGGACCAAGGGATGCGTGATTGGTACTCAAAGAACTGATATCTACCAAACGCACTATGTCccagaagaaaaaaaggaatGTTGTCCCTGGTAACAAAGTGCTCTTTTATATGTTGAAAGTTATCGTAGCTGCGATATGTTATTAAAACAAAGACGAGAAAACATAATGGCGAGCTCTATCTAATGCGACATTTTCATGTAGCATTAGACAACTTAACAggaatgaagtagaagatttcgCTCCAATCACTTGTAAATTGTTAACAAAAGTAGTAATTGACCCGACAACTTTACTGCTGAGTCACTCAGCCTGAGTGCTGCATTTGTTTGTAGCCTGTTCAAGATTTAgatcagaaaagaaaaaataaacgttttattGGTTTGAAGAAATTAATTGACTGCATAAACAGCCggatgacaaaaaatatttctgttaaTTAGTAAAACACACTCACAATTGTATGTTATCTGTTTGAATAACAGTAACTGTTTAATGTACCACACACAATGTATGTACACAGTACTCATACACTCATTCAACTACGATAATTGCTGTGCGAATTCCGTGATTTTATATGTCGCAAAAACGAAACTATTGTGAACACAAGAAACGTTTTGGTGTTTTGctgaaatttcttttgaaatttGCCAGCGCTCtcagtcttaaaaattttcatcgaaattcTTTTACAAGACGGCGAGATAGAATTTTAATGGAGTGAGCGATTTGTCGAAAAGTTTGCTAACAAATGGAACACAGTCTTCGTTTCGGTTTGAGAacagagaaaatatttgaccGAAACATTAAGATAGAATCAAATTAATGAAAAGACTTTTGGTTACTAAAGCCACATCTACTCCTTCCCCACCTGATGTTATCACATCGAcacgattttaataaactagCAATTTGGAAATCACATTTTTGATTATCAAAAAACTTATGTAACCGTTGAGGTATTCGCAAAATGAGCAACCTTCAAACGTCTCTGCAATTattaccaacaaaaaatttctttccattCACGCTAAGGGCCAACCAAAATTCATATATATCTACAATTGCAGAATTTCACATAATCCGTGTTTCGGTAATTACATATCAACACTCTTAATGCATCACATAAGCAAATTCAGTTGTTATGTTTGTTAAACCGGCTACGCATTTGAATTCACTTTTCATAATAAAGATTTACGAAAAATGCCCTTCGGGGCTTACGCTCCaacatatttttaattttctggtGAAATTGTCAACGAGTTAAAATGAAAGGTGTTAGATGGGTGATGGTATGTGCGTGTTGAATGCATTTGACTATGAGGATGTACCGTCGGTGGAAAAATATcgtgtaaattttgtgttgaagAAGGTGCACTGTGGCCAGGGTATATAAAGTTTTGACCTGATATCATTTTAATTAGTTTAACAATACACCTCATTTGGAGTACACGAACAGAGTCATTTGGATTACCGACCTGAGTGTGGAATAATTTCTCTGAAGacttttttaatttcgatttttgtgtGGTTTAGAGTGAAATTTACTCGTTTCCAAAGATGCATTTCAAATCGCTACTTTTCGTTTtggtaatttgaatttttatttttttggtcaGATAAGGCTTTGTCAGAGTTTGTGTTCGATAATTTACAACCCTGATGGAGATATTTCCGATGTCGTGAAAGAGTCAATGAACTGATTTTTTGAACtttctttcaataaatttaattcaaactCTGTTGAAGTGACAAGTGTTGTAGTGAAGCGATATAGTGCTCAAAAACCATCGATCTATCTAATT from Bradysia coprophila strain Holo2 unplaced genomic scaffold, BU_Bcop_v1 contig_138, whole genome shotgun sequence encodes the following:
- the LOC119074051 gene encoding uncharacterized protein LOC119074051 isoform X1, with product MSVILKIKILIFLISISYFLTILEGKTINSNINILTDHQNHSGHSIADQVEIIFPNLHESLPTKQQTRLKKDPKFLSEQVEVFSKKNQTYKSIPGQTDGEAVDGKPMKFVSSRPLFVYRNEARKKQQQQQQHYGNEIVYSDRDHSYPYPYPFSYYTSHGVFHYHPYGRY
- the LOC119074051 gene encoding vacuolar membrane-associated protein iml1-like isoform X2, producing MSVILKTCIASFLLLLCVVAIRSDNANPISLSNNKLIDASANAGSPALIRKKRVLTFRPLFVYRQEQIKKIRLREDQAQNANYGSQEQYQPTDQHSANYPNTNSAPTDVHHHHHHHHHHHYPQQIDRTYESRYQ